From the Micromonospora echinospora genome, the window GCTTTCAAACCATCTTCGACCGTCTCGGCAAGGCGCTCCGCGAGGCCGACCCCAATCCCGGCGGGGATCGCGCGGCGACTGGCTGGCTTGCGGTGGACGACCGGTTGCACTACAACACGCCGAGCGAGGTCGTGGTCGTGCGCTACTCGACCGGCCCGACGCGACTGGTCTGGCCGCTCCTGATACTCGTGCCGCTCGGTCACGTCGGCGATGAACGCATCGATCCCGAGCTGCCGACGCTGCGGCTGACTGCCCTCAGCGATGGCGACGGGCTACGGGTCGAGCTCCCGGACGGCGACCTGAGATCAACCTCGTTCGTGGTGATCGACAGCGCCGGACAGGACACGCTGCCGAGCCGGGAGCACGTGACCGAGGACGTGGACAGGTTGACGTGGAGTGCACCGTTGCGGGGCCCGGTCGTGGCCATCGCGATCGAGAAGAGCGGGACCGCTCTGCGGGTGGGCGCCGCTGCCGCCATCGTTGGTTGACGACCACTCGCACGCACGACCGCAGCGATGCGCGCGCCAGTGGCGGCGGTGAGATCGGCGCGCGGGTCCCGGTAGCGTGGAGGAAGCGCCGAACGGCGGCCCGCTGAACCAGTCGGGCCGCCGTTCGCAAGTTGCGGATCAGAGTGAGCGGATGTTCTCCGCCTGCAGGCCCCTCTGGCCCTGGGTGATGTCGAACTCCACCCGCTGGTTCTCGTCGAGGCTGCGGAAACCGCTCGCCGAGATCCCGGAGAAGTGGGCGAAGACGTCAGCGCCGCCGCCGTCCTGGGCGATGAAACCGAAGCCCTTGTCGCCGTTGAACCACTTCACGGTACCTGTAGCCATGTCTGCTCCTTCGCAGGCTGTTAGAGACCGCACTGCGCGGACCCTTACGCCGCCGCGTTGATCACCCCGCGCCGGAACCGACACGACAAACGAAAAAACGCCTGTATGGGTTTCAGATAACCCCATCAGGCGTCGAAAACGTCTACGGAAATCAAAACTGCAACTGGGATACCATAGCACAGATCGCGAATCCGGCCGGGTTCTACCGCCAGTCGCTGCCCCCCGACCTGACGTCGGTGACCATGTCCAGGCTGGCGGGAGGGTTGCCCGACGGCGAAAGTCACCATCGTGACCTCGGGAGTATGGTTCCGGCCACGGGCAGCGAGCACGGTGACGACGCGGCCGTGTTGCTGTCGGCGATCTTCACCGTGGTCAAGGTCCCGCCGCTGCGGCACGCGGTCTCACCCTTGGCCCGCTGATCCGAGCGCACCAACGGGTGAACACGTCCGCGGCGAACGCCTCAAGCCGTTGCCGCACCACGGAAAGCTCATCAGGGGTCACGACACCATCGAACTACCCGGACCAGCCCGAGCACCCAACGACGCGCCAACCTAACAAAGCACTACCAGGGAAAGTCCAGCTCCCTAGGGAAAGTCCAGCTCCGCCGTCACCGGCTGGAACAGCTCGGCCGCGCGCTCCGGGTGGTGGCGGTCCAACTCGGCCCACCAGGCCGCATGGCGTACGAGAAACACGTGTGTGTCCGAGTAGTACGAGTCGCGGACGAGTCGCGCGTCGTACTTCGGAGCGAGGATCCGGATGACGGCACGGATCGTCTCGTACCGGTTGGCCAACGTCCCCGGCAGCGTCACATGGTGGGAGATCCCGTTGTAGGTGATGGTGAGCCCATCGTCGGTGTGCTCCGATCCCAGTTCGTCGCCCTCGTCGAGGAATCGGCCGAAGTCCCAGACGACTTCGGTGTCGTCCGCCCGCCAGTCGATCACAGCGGTGTTCCTGGCGTTGCCGAGGTACCCGTCCACCTGTTCGGCGTCGCCGTCGATGAGGACCCTCTCGATGATCTCCGTCACGGCATCGGATACTAGTTCTCAATCAGCTCCTTTGGGGCCGCCAGGTACTCGAACCCTGAACCCGCCGATCATCGACCCGTGGTCGACCGCCGGTCACCGCCGACGGTAGGTACCTCGACAGGGCTTCCCACTCGACGTCAGACAACTCGTAACGACGACCCACGCGCTGCATCATCCGACCCCAAGATCCTTTGAAGACACCTCCTAGCAGCGTCCGGTAGTCCTCCGGCGGACGGGCGGAGAACGAGCAGTTGCGCAGAGTGCCCCTGAAGATGCAGTCGACCAGAACCACGACCCGGCACTCCCAGTCGGCCATCGTCCGGGTGAGGTCGTCCACGACGACCAGACCGCCGGTGGGCGAGGGCCGCAGGGCGAGACGCACCCGCGCGACGTAGTCGGCCATCGCGCTGTACAGATCCTCGTCGGTGGCGGGATTGGGGCCTGGCGTGCCGGCGACGGCAGCTCCGAGTTCGGCGAACCGACGTGCCTCCTCGATGGGGTACGGCAGCCGCCGCGGTTCCTCGACATCAGGAATGGCGCTGGGGTCGGCTGCGGCGGCGCGGTACGCGGCCACGGGCTCACCCGCCACGGCGGCCAGCAGCACGTAAGTGACGAGGTCAGCCCACCAGGCGACCACCCTTCGACTGGCGTCACGAAGATCGTGAGCGGCTTGATGGGCATGGGAAAGACGAAGCGAGGTGAGCGCCCGCGTCGGGTTGGGCCGGCTCCAACAGCCGGGACCGCCCTGCCCCTGCACCGGCGGTCGCTCTTTGTCGTCGCTGAGCTCGCTGGCCGTGCGCTCGGCGGCGACGGTGTCCGCCATGAGCTGTTCGGCGACGGCAGCGAGATCGGCGAGTACGGCATCGACGGTCTCATCGGTCCGGCTCACCGGAGCGGCGGGGGCAGCGGGGGCGCGGTTATGGCAGGTGTCGCTCACAACCCGGAGGTGGTGACGACCAGCAGATGAAAGACGTCTCGTAGCTCGGCGGCCGGTCCATGGTGGATCATGTCGGGATGTAGGTGATTTCGGCAGCCCGCCCGGACTGGATCTTCCCGTTCACCGGGCTGCAGCCCGCCCGGTTCCGCTGCTTGATGATCAAGATAGGAGGCTTGTCTGTGTCTATGTCTCGCCGCCAGTTCCTGTCCCGCTCGGCCGGAGCTGGTCTTGCTGTGGCCGTGGTCGGTTCGGTCGACGCCCTGTTCACTGCGGCACCCGCGTTGGGGGTGTCCGGCCCGGAGATCGGGTACGGTCCGCTGGTGCCTGACCCGGCCGGCATGCTCGACCTGCCGGTGGGCTTCCGCTACACGGTGCTGTCGCGCGAAGGCACCGTACGGCCGGACGGTGGCATCGTGCCGAGCCGGTTCGACGGCATGGGTGCGTTCGCCGGCGAGGCGCGCGGTACTCGCCTGGTCCGCAACCACGAGTGCTCGCCGACCGCGAAGATCACGGTCGTGGCTCCGCCGGAACGCACGTACGACCCGGCCGCCGGAGGTGGGACCAGCACACTCGCCGTCGACGCGGCGAACCGCGCCGTCGCTGAGCACGTCAGCCTGGGCGGCACGGCCATCAACTGTTCCGGCGGCCGGACGCCGTGGCACACCTGGCTGACCTGTGAGGAGACCGAAGACAAGGCGGGGACCCGCGGGTACACGAAGGACCACGGGTTCGTCTTCGAGGTCGACCCGTACGACAGTGCTCGCAACACAGATCCGACACCGCTGACCGCGATGGGTCGGTTCCAGCACGAGGCGGTCGCCGTCGACCCGGACACCGGCATCGTCTACGAGACCGAGGACGCCTTCGTGGCGCCGCTGGGCAGCTTCTACCGTTTCCTGCCGAACCGGCCGCTCGGCGGCCACGGGAGCCTGCGGGCAGGCGGTGTGCTGCAGGCTCTGCACGTCCCGGACCTGTCGGACCTGTCGGTGGTGACCGAGGCGGGCACGTCCTTCTCCGGCGTCGAGTGGCTTGACGTGCCGGACCCGCTGGCAACGACGGAGTCGGTCCGTGCCCAGGACTACCGCAAGCCGATCACGGGTGGGTACAAGATCGAGGGCGCCTGGTGGGGGGAGAAGGACAACTGTGCCTACTTCGTCTCGTCGTTCGCCCGGCGTGAGCTGGGCTCGGCCCGCGACCACGACGGCCAGGTCTGGCGGTACGACCCGCGAGCCAACACGTTGCGGCTGGAGACCATCTTCACCCGTCCGACGCCGGCGCCGGAGAACCCGGAGTTCGACTCCCCGGACAACATCTGCATGTCGCCGTACGGGGGCCTGATGATGTGCGAGGACGGGATCGGGGACCAGCACATCCTCGGTACGACCGCCGACGGCGAGGTGTTCGTCTTCGCGCGTAACCGGGTCAACGTCGGCACCGATGAAGACCCGGAGTACGGCGAACTGGCCGGAGCGACGTTCTCCGCCGACGGCCGGACCATGTTCTTCAACGTCTACAACCCGGGTATCACGTACGCCGTCACCGGCCCCTGGAACCGCCGCCAGGGCTGACCCCCGCAGCGGGGCGGTGTGACCGGGCCGGCCTGAGCGTCCCGCCGCTCCGCTGTCTGACGGTACCGGGGTGGTGGGCAGGCGGGGCGGGACGGTTGAAGCCGTGGGGCCGGTGGTGCTACCGGGTGTGATGCCGCGGACCGAACTGGAGTAGAGCAAGGTCACCGGCGGGCTCGCCGCCCTCGCCTGCGCCGCGTGTTGCGCCCTGCCGCTGCTGATCGCCGCAGGCCGCTACGTCAGTCGCGGGCGGGTGACCATCCGTCGGCGATGAGTCGGGAGTCGTCGCCCCCATCGCCTTGGAAGAGCATTCCGTCCCGGTCCGTTGCGATGATCTGGTCGACGTAAACTCCGCGGCCCTGGCTGGAGCTGTCGGTCGTACTGCTCCAGCGCAGGTGGGTCGCCTGGTCGGGCAGGTCGACCGTGACCTGCCACCAGACCCGGCCGCCGTAGCCGGTGACCGTGCCGTCGCTGGTCCACCGTCGGTCCCCTTGGTGTAGCAGCATCCGCCCCGGAGCCCAGGTGTGCCCTCCGTCCGTGGAGATCTCGAACCGGGCGCTGTCGTAGCGGGGCTCAGTGTCGTACCACAGGAGGAAACGCGCCTTCCCGCCTCGCGCCGCCCGGCGCAGCGGTGCGGTGAGTGTGCTCGTCGCGAGGTCGCCCGGGTCGGCCCGCCAGGCCTCGCGTGACCGGGGGCGCACCGGCATCGCCTCGGCGAGGTCGCGCGCGACCGCGCGTCGGGCGATGTTGTTGCTGCCCCAGCCGCGATCGGGGTGCACCCGGTTGCTGAGCAGGATGACGAACGAGTGGGAGAGCGGGTCGATGACGATGGACGTGCCGGTGAAGCCGGTGTGCCCGAACGTCACGGGGGAGGAGAGCCCCATCATGTACCAGGGCTTGTTGAGCTCGAAGCCGAGTCCGCGGCGGCTTTCCGGATCGGCCGACTCCAGCCGTGCGTTGTAGTTGACCAGCATCGCCCGCACCGTGTCGTCCCGCAGGATCCGCTGCCCACGGTACGCACCGCCATTGAGTAGTGCCTGGCAGAGGACGGCGAGGTCCGCCGCGGTGGAGAAGATGCCGGCATGCCCGGCCACGCCACCGAGCGACCAGGCGTTCTCGTCGTGCACCTGGCCCCAGACCATGCCGCGCCCGGCGTACGGCTGGTACTCGGTCGCGGCGATCCGCGACCGCAGCTGCGGCCCCGGGTTGTAGCCGGTGTCGGTCATGCCGAGCGGCCCGGTGACGCCGTCCCGGACCAGTTCGGCCAACGGTCGGCCGGTCACCCGTTCCAGCAGGACGCCGAGTGTGATCAGCCCGAGGTCGGAGTAGATGTACCGGGTGTCGGGCGGTGCCGTGAGCGGCGTGGCGAGCGTGGCGGCGATCCGCTCGGCCGGCGTCGGGTACTTGCTCCACAGCGCCGTGAATGCGGGCAGCCCCGAGGTGTGGGTGAGCAGCATGCGTACGGTGACGGTCTCCTTGCCGCCGGCCGCGAACTCCGGAACGTAGTGGGCGACCGGCGTGTCCAGCTCCACCCGTCCCCGCTCGACCAGCTGCATGGTGACGATCGCGGTGAACAGCTTCGACACCGACGCCATGTCGAAGATGGTGTCGGGCCGCATCGGGATTTGCTGGTCGGCGGGAAGCTCCACGCCGACCAGCCCGGGTGCCGGTCCGACGGCGGCGTACCGTACCGCCGTTCCCGCGGCGGCGTGCTGCACGATCACACCGTCCTTGGCCGCCAGGACCACGGCACCCGCGTACGTGGGATGACCGGGGTGGTCCGGGGTCGGCTGCAGATATGCCGCCAGGTCGGCGGGGAGGCGATCCACCTCCTCGGGAAGCAGGCCCACCTCGCGGGCGGTGCCGGGCCGCAGCGTGTCGTCACGGAACTGGATGTCGGCAGGGGTGACGGCCGGCGGGCCGGACTCGGCCGAGGGCGGCGCGGCGGTGACGGGCGCCCCGGTGGCTGGCATCGCCGCACCCAAAAGAGCCAGGGTCACGCCGAGCGCGACCTTGCGGAGCAGCGGGCGGGAGGACGCGGTGGCTCTCCTCCCCGCACCAGTGCCGAGCGTTCCCGCGCCGACCACATCGGTGGAGAAATTCCTACGCTGCATGCGTCGCCTCCTACCAGGTCAGGCCGTGGCCGTACGGGTAGAGCGCGGTTCCCGCGCCCTCGGCTGTGGGGATCGTGACGGGCAGCCGTCCGCTCGGGGACAGCTCGCCATGCAGCGCGCGGACGAGGGCGTCCATCGCCGCCACCGTGTACGAGTAGGTCGTCAGGTAGGTGGTCACACCCGGCAGGTAGGCGATGTCGTACGGGTCCCGGACCGCCGCCACCACCACGGGTTTCCCGGTGCCGACCAGCGCCGCGACAAGGCGCCGCTGGGTGCCACGTGGGTCCGTGACGACGTCGTCCCACGCCTTGTTCACCAGCAC encodes:
- a CDS encoding cold-shock protein, which encodes MATGTVKWFNGDKGFGFIAQDGGGADVFAHFSGISASGFRSLDENQRVEFDITQGQRGLQAENIRSL
- a CDS encoding serine hydrolase domain-containing protein, whose product is MQRRNFSTDVVGAGTLGTGAGRRATASSRPLLRKVALGVTLALLGAAMPATGAPVTAAPPSAESGPPAVTPADIQFRDDTLRPGTAREVGLLPEEVDRLPADLAAYLQPTPDHPGHPTYAGAVVLAAKDGVIVQHAAAGTAVRYAAVGPAPGLVGVELPADQQIPMRPDTIFDMASVSKLFTAIVTMQLVERGRVELDTPVAHYVPEFAAGGKETVTVRMLLTHTSGLPAFTALWSKYPTPAERIAATLATPLTAPPDTRYIYSDLGLITLGVLLERVTGRPLAELVRDGVTGPLGMTDTGYNPGPQLRSRIAATEYQPYAGRGMVWGQVHDENAWSLGGVAGHAGIFSTAADLAVLCQALLNGGAYRGQRILRDDTVRAMLVNYNARLESADPESRRGLGFELNKPWYMMGLSSPVTFGHTGFTGTSIVIDPLSHSFVILLSNRVHPDRGWGSNNIARRAVARDLAEAMPVRPRSREAWRADPGDLATSTLTAPLRRAARGGKARFLLWYDTEPRYDSARFEISTDGGHTWAPGRMLLHQGDRRWTSDGTVTGYGGRVWWQVTVDLPDQATHLRWSSTTDSSSQGRGVYVDQIIATDRDGMLFQGDGGDDSRLIADGWSPARD
- a CDS encoding alkaline phosphatase PhoX; translated protein: MSRRQFLSRSAGAGLAVAVVGSVDALFTAAPALGVSGPEIGYGPLVPDPAGMLDLPVGFRYTVLSREGTVRPDGGIVPSRFDGMGAFAGEARGTRLVRNHECSPTAKITVVAPPERTYDPAAGGGTSTLAVDAANRAVAEHVSLGGTAINCSGGRTPWHTWLTCEETEDKAGTRGYTKDHGFVFEVDPYDSARNTDPTPLTAMGRFQHEAVAVDPDTGIVYETEDAFVAPLGSFYRFLPNRPLGGHGSLRAGGVLQALHVPDLSDLSVVTEAGTSFSGVEWLDVPDPLATTESVRAQDYRKPITGGYKIEGAWWGEKDNCAYFVSSFARRELGSARDHDGQVWRYDPRANTLRLETIFTRPTPAPENPEFDSPDNICMSPYGGLMMCEDGIGDQHILGTTADGEVFVFARNRVNVGTDEDPEYGELAGATFSADGRTMFFNVYNPGITYAVTGPWNRRQG